One segment of Desulfosoma sp. DNA contains the following:
- a CDS encoding LemA family protein, which translates to MWVWMGLIGVLVLAGLFAVTIYNRLVRAKNLVEEAWSGIDVQLKRRTDLIPNLIETVKGYMQHERGVLDQVTRLRARSLAAGSVEERASAEGAMSRALGALFALAENYPDLKANQNFLELQSTLTGIEEQIQLARRYYNGTVRDLNILVESFPSNLLASAFGFRKAPFFEIGEEEKAVLKVSFA; encoded by the coding sequence ATGTGGGTGTGGATGGGTTTGATAGGAGTCCTGGTTCTTGCGGGGTTGTTCGCCGTTACGATCTACAACCGGCTGGTGCGTGCGAAAAACCTGGTGGAGGAAGCATGGAGCGGAATCGATGTGCAGTTGAAACGGCGCACAGACCTGATTCCCAATTTGATCGAAACGGTGAAGGGATACATGCAGCATGAACGTGGTGTCCTGGACCAAGTCACAAGGCTTCGAGCCAGAAGCCTCGCCGCCGGATCTGTGGAAGAGCGTGCTTCCGCCGAAGGTGCCATGAGTCGAGCGCTGGGGGCTTTGTTTGCCCTCGCCGAAAATTACCCGGATCTCAAGGCCAACCAAAATTTCTTGGAATTGCAAAGCACTCTGACAGGGATCGAGGAACAGATTCAATTGGCTCGTCGTTATTACAACGGCACCGTGCGTGACTTGAATATTCTCGTGGAAAGCTTTCCAAGCAACCTTTTGGCCTCCGCTTTCGGTTTCCGCAAGGCGCCGTTCTTTGAGATCGGTGAAGAGGAAAAAGCCGTGCTAAAGGTGAGCTTTGCATGA
- a CDS encoding SprT family zinc-dependent metalloprotease translates to MKEKDGPPWPPVYRLRENARAKHVTLRVRPETGLELTVPKGFNPRRLPRILNHHRQWIEEALTKLQAMRQDFQRPDVLPKKIHLAAIDATWTVIYRPRFGNNLELFSIRESEPRLCLQGDFSRVSACCRLLRQWLREEAKRWLPFWVEAAARKTGLSFTKVRITTPKTRWGSYSSRGTVSLNAAVLFLPRELVDMVITHELCHSRSPRHDTAFWSLVARHEPHYQSLEAALRSATGRLPPWYLASFVG, encoded by the coding sequence ATGAAGGAAAAAGACGGTCCCCCTTGGCCCCCAGTGTACCGCCTCAGGGAAAATGCCCGAGCCAAACATGTCACGCTGCGTGTGCGCCCGGAAACAGGCTTGGAACTTACTGTCCCGAAGGGTTTCAACCCGCGCCGTCTTCCCCGTATTCTGAATCATCATCGACAATGGATTGAGGAAGCCCTGACGAAACTTCAGGCTATGCGTCAAGATTTCCAACGTCCGGACGTGCTTCCGAAAAAGATTCATTTGGCGGCCATAGACGCAACCTGGACCGTGATCTACCGGCCCAGGTTCGGGAATAACCTGGAACTTTTCAGCATCCGGGAATCTGAGCCTCGACTTTGCTTGCAAGGAGATTTTTCGCGGGTGTCCGCCTGCTGCCGTCTCTTGCGTCAATGGCTTCGCGAAGAAGCGAAACGATGGCTTCCGTTCTGGGTGGAAGCCGCCGCGCGGAAGACGGGGCTGTCTTTTACGAAGGTCAGGATCACCACCCCAAAAACACGATGGGGAAGCTATTCATCTCGAGGCACCGTGAGCCTCAACGCCGCCGTCCTATTTCTCCCCAGGGAACTGGTGGACATGGTGATCACTCACGAATTATGCCACAGCCGTTCCCCTCGCCACGACACGGCCTTTTGGAGCCTGGTGGCGCGCCATGAGCCGCATTACCAAAGCCTGGAGGCCGCTCTAAGAAGCGCCACAGGCCGGCTTCCCCCATGGTACCTTGCGTCTTTTGTGGGATGA
- the ftsH gene encoding ATP-dependent zinc metalloprotease FtsH: MAEKQDQNPTGWKSWVDRVKESMGGAGQDPRRKVHFSFWYFLLALMVISWIHDIMVQQQRVPIPYSQFKHLVQQGSVKNVVIEANRITGEITQGDLANRRFVAVRVEDPDLVRLLDERGIAYTGRLENRILEAILSWLLPMAFFILFWGFLIRRMGGGPQGVLSVGKARVKIYAEKQVGITFDDVAGIDEAKVELQEIVEFLQNPEKFQRLGGKIPKGVLLVGAPGTGKTLLAKAVAGEAGVPFFSMSGSDFVEMFVGVGAARVRDLFAQAKQNAPCIIFIDELDALGKARGLNPVGGHDEREQTLNQLLVEMDGFEANSGVIIMAATNRPEILDPALLRPGRFDRHVAVDKPDIRGREAILKIHTRNVKLADDVDLQKVAAMTPGFVGADLANLVNEAALLAARRNKAEVSMAEFQEAIDRIIGGLEKKNRAMNPKEKQIVAFHEAGHALVAMSVPHADPVNKVSIIPRGIAALGYTQQMPTEDRYLMTRQELLDRLCVLLGGRVAEELVFGDVSTGAQNDLQRATDIARSMVMEYGMSETLGLVTFTREPRSAFLDLGMTPRAREYSERTAQEIDAEIRRLVEESYARVRDILNSKRSYLDEMAQTLLEREVLEGEALRELERRVRAT; encoded by the coding sequence ATGGCTGAAAAACAGGATCAGAATCCCACAGGGTGGAAAAGTTGGGTGGACCGTGTCAAGGAGTCCATGGGGGGAGCGGGCCAGGACCCTCGACGCAAGGTGCATTTTTCTTTCTGGTACTTTCTTCTGGCCCTCATGGTCATCTCCTGGATTCACGATATCATGGTCCAACAACAGCGAGTTCCTATTCCCTATTCCCAGTTCAAACACTTGGTGCAACAGGGATCCGTCAAAAACGTGGTGATCGAGGCCAACCGCATCACGGGTGAGATCACTCAGGGAGACTTGGCCAACCGACGGTTTGTCGCCGTGCGTGTGGAAGATCCCGATCTGGTTCGGCTTTTGGATGAACGTGGCATCGCCTACACAGGTCGCCTGGAAAACCGGATTCTGGAAGCGATTCTTTCTTGGCTTTTGCCCATGGCCTTTTTCATTCTCTTTTGGGGCTTTCTTATTCGGCGTATGGGCGGTGGACCTCAAGGGGTTTTGTCCGTAGGAAAGGCTCGAGTCAAAATTTACGCCGAAAAACAGGTGGGGATCACCTTTGATGATGTGGCCGGCATTGACGAAGCCAAGGTGGAGCTTCAGGAAATTGTGGAATTTCTTCAAAACCCTGAAAAGTTTCAAAGACTTGGAGGAAAGATTCCTAAAGGGGTCCTGCTGGTGGGGGCTCCTGGGACAGGCAAAACCCTCTTGGCCAAAGCCGTGGCCGGAGAAGCGGGTGTGCCGTTTTTCAGCATGAGCGGGTCCGACTTTGTGGAAATGTTTGTGGGTGTCGGGGCTGCCCGAGTGCGGGATCTTTTCGCTCAAGCTAAACAAAACGCTCCCTGCATTATCTTTATCGATGAGCTGGATGCCTTGGGCAAGGCCAGGGGCTTGAATCCCGTAGGCGGACATGACGAAAGAGAGCAGACTTTAAACCAGCTTTTGGTGGAAATGGACGGCTTTGAAGCCAATTCCGGCGTGATCATCATGGCAGCTACGAACCGCCCTGAAATTTTGGATCCGGCTCTGCTGCGCCCCGGCCGTTTCGATCGTCATGTGGCCGTGGATAAACCGGATATTCGAGGACGGGAAGCGATTCTCAAAATCCACACGCGCAATGTGAAGCTTGCCGACGATGTGGACTTACAAAAGGTCGCTGCCATGACGCCTGGGTTTGTGGGGGCGGACCTAGCGAATTTGGTCAACGAAGCGGCCCTGCTTGCGGCAAGACGAAATAAAGCAGAAGTGAGCATGGCTGAATTTCAGGAAGCCATCGATCGCATCATCGGCGGCTTGGAAAAGAAAAACCGGGCCATGAACCCAAAGGAAAAGCAGATCGTGGCTTTTCATGAAGCGGGCCATGCTTTGGTGGCCATGAGTGTGCCTCACGCCGATCCAGTGAACAAAGTTTCTATCATTCCTCGAGGCATCGCCGCTTTGGGATACACACAGCAGATGCCTACCGAAGACAGGTACCTGATGACCCGGCAAGAACTTCTGGATCGACTGTGTGTGCTGCTTGGAGGTCGAGTGGCTGAGGAACTGGTTTTCGGGGATGTGTCTACCGGAGCCCAAAACGATTTGCAGCGAGCGACGGATATTGCCCGTAGCATGGTGATGGAATACGGCATGAGTGAAACTTTGGGGTTGGTGACCTTTACTCGAGAACCTCGATCCGCCTTTCTCGACCTGGGCATGACCCCGAGAGCTCGAGAATACAGCGAAAGGACGGCTCAAGAAATCGACGCCGAAATTCGACGCCTTGTCGAAGAATCCTACGCCCGTGTTCGCGATATTCTCAATTCCAAACGATCTTACCTGGATGAAATGGCGCAGACGCTTCTGGAACGGGAAGTTTTGGAAGGGGAGGCTCTTCGAGAACTGGAACGCCGGGTTCGAGCCACCTAA
- the serC gene encoding 3-phosphoserine/phosphohydroxythreonine transaminase, with the protein MTERIYNFNPGPAMLPLSALEQARDEFLNYKGSGMSILEISHRSALFEEVLQSAIARIKRLLGLDDRYHVLFLQGGASLQFAMIPMNLAPDGTPVDYVDTGTWSTKAIKEARLLGKNVRVVASSEDKEYTYIPENIPINPDAAYLHITSNNTIRGTQYRSFPNSGDVPLVSDMSSDIFSRVFDPAPFGLIYAGAQKNAGPAGVTLVIVRQDLLERVPSNLPSLLKYTTHAEKNSLYNTPPCFAIYMVELVLKWLEEDIGGLAKMEAINREKAALLYNYMDSQDFYRGTARPDSRSWMNVTFRLPSVELEKKFIDEAQKAGLGGLKGHRSVGGCRASIYNAMPLQGVQALVDFMKDFVKRNG; encoded by the coding sequence ATGACAGAACGCATCTACAATTTTAATCCCGGACCAGCCATGCTGCCTTTGAGCGCTCTGGAACAAGCTCGAGACGAGTTCCTCAACTACAAGGGCTCGGGGATGTCCATTCTGGAGATCAGTCATCGGTCGGCGCTCTTTGAAGAAGTCCTGCAGTCGGCCATTGCCAGGATCAAACGTTTGTTGGGATTGGATGATCGTTACCATGTGCTTTTCCTTCAGGGCGGAGCCAGCCTGCAATTTGCCATGATTCCCATGAACCTGGCGCCCGATGGCACTCCGGTGGACTACGTAGACACAGGCACCTGGTCCACCAAAGCCATCAAAGAAGCACGCCTTTTAGGAAAAAACGTCCGCGTGGTGGCTTCCTCCGAAGACAAGGAATACACTTACATTCCCGAAAATATTCCAATCAACCCGGATGCCGCTTATCTGCACATCACGTCCAATAACACCATTCGCGGAACTCAGTACCGGTCTTTTCCCAACTCAGGCGATGTGCCTCTGGTGAGTGATATGTCGTCGGATATTTTCAGCCGCGTCTTTGATCCCGCTCCCTTTGGACTTATCTATGCCGGAGCTCAAAAGAATGCGGGGCCGGCCGGGGTGACTTTGGTCATTGTGCGTCAGGATCTTTTAGAACGGGTGCCGAGCAATCTTCCGAGCCTGCTCAAATACACAACCCACGCAGAAAAGAATTCCCTCTACAATACACCACCCTGTTTTGCCATCTACATGGTGGAATTGGTCCTCAAGTGGTTGGAGGAAGACATCGGCGGCTTGGCCAAGATGGAAGCCATCAACCGCGAGAAGGCGGCCCTTCTGTACAATTACATGGACAGCCAGGACTTTTATCGAGGCACTGCTCGGCCTGATTCCCGTTCCTGGATGAATGTGACCTTTCGGTTACCATCGGTGGAACTGGAAAAGAAGTTCATCGACGAAGCACAAAAGGCAGGCTTGGGAGGTTTGAAAGGGCATCGGTCCGTGGGAGGCTGTCGAGCGTCCATTTACAATGCCATGCCTTTGCAAGGGGTTCAGGCCCTCGTGGATTTCATGAAAGATTTTGTGAAGCGAAACGGTTAA
- a CDS encoding leucyl aminopeptidase produces MELKYTEGTFSQWSGDVIIFYAFQDEEAPLSGLARWMSLQAPWFKDSPAHRDFRAKKAELLLVYSPTVAPIARLLLVGLGKRKDWSLETFRHATAMAVRRCRDLSLERVLLSTAALEGLPESEEILVREAFMAAVLGLYRYDELKTRDVEKFEGPKELCLCSESPLPYVFELIHEVAAVAEGIVLARNLATAPSNVVTPSRMAQEAARVASSHGMRFEVLDLDKAKELGMGGFVAVAQGSREPARFIILEHCPDGLQNQEPFVLVGKGITFDTGGISIKPAAKMEDMKHDMAGAATVLGTMDAIGRLKIPRRVIALMPCTENMPDGQAYKPGDVVKTHAGLTVEVISTDAEGRMILCDALSYALQFQPSALVDLATLTGACVIALGDRVAGLLGNHEALLSTMQETGKPLGELFWPLPLYDFYFEDIKSDVADFKNVGDRKAGTIIGAMFLKQFVPDTVPWAHVDIAGTVWADKDLGWIPKGATGFGVRTLVSLIRTWKTEEGSNMKT; encoded by the coding sequence ATGGAATTGAAATACACGGAAGGGACTTTTTCACAATGGAGCGGTGATGTCATCATCTTTTATGCGTTCCAGGATGAAGAGGCCCCTCTTTCAGGATTAGCCCGTTGGATGTCCCTACAAGCCCCCTGGTTCAAGGACAGCCCTGCCCATAGAGATTTTCGGGCCAAAAAAGCCGAACTTCTTCTCGTGTACTCGCCGACCGTAGCCCCTATCGCCCGGCTTCTTCTGGTGGGTTTGGGAAAAAGAAAAGACTGGTCCCTGGAGACTTTTCGTCATGCCACGGCCATGGCCGTGCGTCGTTGCCGGGATCTTTCACTGGAACGTGTTCTTCTTTCTACGGCGGCCTTAGAGGGATTGCCGGAAAGCGAGGAAATCCTTGTTCGAGAAGCATTCATGGCCGCCGTTTTGGGTTTGTACCGCTACGATGAACTGAAAACGCGTGATGTGGAAAAATTCGAAGGTCCCAAGGAACTGTGCCTTTGTTCCGAAAGTCCCCTACCCTATGTATTTGAACTGATCCATGAGGTGGCAGCCGTCGCAGAAGGCATTGTGCTGGCACGGAATCTGGCCACAGCCCCTTCCAATGTGGTCACCCCTTCACGTATGGCCCAAGAAGCCGCCCGTGTTGCTTCCAGCCATGGCATGCGTTTTGAGGTCCTGGATTTGGACAAGGCCAAAGAATTGGGCATGGGAGGGTTCGTCGCGGTAGCGCAGGGATCTCGAGAACCGGCTCGCTTTATCATTTTGGAACATTGTCCCGATGGGCTTCAAAACCAAGAGCCTTTCGTGCTGGTAGGCAAAGGCATTACCTTTGACACGGGAGGGATCTCCATCAAACCGGCGGCCAAGATGGAAGACATGAAACACGATATGGCCGGAGCCGCCACTGTTCTGGGAACCATGGACGCCATCGGACGCTTGAAGATACCTCGACGTGTCATCGCCCTTATGCCCTGCACGGAAAACATGCCAGACGGTCAAGCCTACAAGCCCGGTGATGTGGTCAAGACCCATGCGGGACTCACCGTGGAAGTGATTTCCACCGATGCGGAAGGACGCATGATTCTTTGCGACGCCTTAAGCTACGCCTTACAGTTTCAACCATCGGCTCTGGTGGATTTGGCGACACTTACTGGAGCCTGTGTCATCGCCCTGGGGGACCGAGTGGCAGGTCTTTTGGGCAACCATGAAGCCTTGCTGAGCACCATGCAGGAAACAGGAAAACCCTTGGGTGAACTCTTTTGGCCTTTGCCGCTCTACGATTTTTACTTCGAAGACATAAAAAGTGACGTGGCCGATTTCAAAAACGTGGGGGATCGAAAAGCGGGAACCATCATCGGCGCCATGTTCTTAAAGCAGTTTGTGCCGGACACAGTTCCCTGGGCTCATGTGGACATTGCCGGAACCGTCTGGGCCGATAAGGACCTGGGCTGGATTCCCAAAGGAGCCACCGGATTTGGTGTGCGCACTCTGGTATCCTTGATCCGCACGTGGAAAACGGAAGAAGGCTCGAACATGAAAACCTGA
- a CDS encoding HesA/MoeB/ThiF family protein, with translation MDLLNARTKVLSYGGKDIRLIEDADLLAWAEAEGKAPWDAQREALHLGILPSRYLKNLWAISLNEQKALAESKVFVLGCGGLGGTVAQLLARAGIGHLILCDGDFFCPSNLNRQIFSHTANLGRPKAKEAAAGCLCINPLIQVQSVEDTLQAENAEALIQECHVAVDALDNLESRFVFEKACRSHGVPWVHGAVAGWFGQISTFLPSSPVGLEAVYGTRRQRSHTEEALGVLGPTPAVIGSLQAMEVLRLLTKRPPAYSGRLLYFDGETGTFHLLPLSS, from the coding sequence GTGGATTTGCTCAATGCACGGACGAAGGTTCTTTCCTACGGAGGCAAAGATATTCGGCTCATCGAAGATGCCGACCTTCTGGCATGGGCTGAAGCTGAAGGCAAAGCACCGTGGGATGCCCAACGGGAAGCCCTGCACCTAGGGATTCTGCCTTCTCGATATCTCAAAAACCTTTGGGCCATCAGCCTGAATGAACAGAAAGCCTTGGCTGAATCCAAGGTTTTTGTCCTGGGCTGCGGAGGACTCGGCGGCACCGTAGCGCAGCTTCTGGCTCGAGCGGGCATCGGACATCTCATACTCTGTGACGGCGACTTTTTCTGCCCCTCCAATCTGAATCGCCAGATCTTTTCCCACACAGCCAACTTAGGTCGCCCCAAAGCCAAAGAAGCGGCTGCCGGATGCCTTTGTATCAACCCCTTGATTCAGGTGCAATCTGTTGAAGACACCCTTCAGGCCGAAAATGCCGAAGCATTGATTCAGGAATGCCACGTGGCGGTGGACGCTTTGGATAATCTGGAAAGTCGCTTCGTGTTTGAAAAAGCGTGCCGAAGCCACGGCGTACCATGGGTGCATGGAGCCGTCGCCGGTTGGTTCGGTCAGATAAGCACTTTTCTGCCGTCCTCACCCGTCGGCTTGGAAGCCGTCTATGGCACGCGTCGGCAACGTTCCCACACGGAGGAGGCTTTGGGAGTGCTTGGCCCGACACCGGCCGTCATTGGCAGTCTGCAGGCCATGGAAGTGCTTCGATTGCTCACCAAGCGCCCTCCCGCCTATAGCGGCCGACTCTTGTATTTTGACGGAGAAACCGGTACGTTCCACCTCTTACCGCTCAGTTCATGA
- a CDS encoding DUF2207 domain-containing protein, whose product MRQSRVVFLALITLFTWFPLHSRDLSAQSTSQERILDFFSDIIIHTDATLTVKETITVRALGESIKRGIVRDFPTTYKDRLGHRVKVSFDIVEIRRNGQTEPYHTQLVSNGVKIYIGSKDVFIPSGIHRYEITYRTSRELGHFKDFDELYWNVTGTGWTFPIDHAAARIQLPSGATPMQSAAYTGPQGAQGTDFRFINEGRGTVFFETTRPLDVGEGLTVAVAWPKGFVQEPTVTDRAMALLGDNRGAFFGWIGFVLVMSYYLAVWFRVGRDPKPGTIIPLFEPPKGFSPAAVRFVRRMDFDSKAFAAAVVNMAVKGHLQIREEDDAYVLVRKNTTTAGLSAGEKKIAETLFGMGNSGEIRLKNMHASKFKEALNQLHNTLSREYEKTYFLTNSKYMIPALIFTVPVVVLLIVYAPQPVVAAFLAFWLSIWSVGCAALAMQVFETWRRSRRGRLPHRIVGKFSALGITLFAVPFWVAEIVALGIFAYSVSFMGAVLLGALGGVHGLFYQLLKAPTHLGRKILDQIEGFRLYLTIAEKDRLGILHPPEKTPEHFEKYLPYALALDVEHEWCEQFADLFKTQREDTHAYQPRWYKGTDFTSFGSGRLAALGESLGSGLTSAIASASTPPGSRSGSGGGGSSGGGGGGGGGSGW is encoded by the coding sequence ATGAGACAGTCGCGTGTAGTGTTTCTTGCTTTGATCACGCTTTTTACCTGGTTTCCCTTGCACAGCCGCGATCTGTCGGCTCAAAGCACTTCCCAGGAAAGAATCCTGGATTTTTTCAGCGACATCATTATCCATACAGACGCCACCCTTACCGTCAAAGAAACCATCACGGTCAGAGCTCTCGGCGAATCCATTAAAAGGGGCATCGTTCGTGATTTTCCCACCACCTACAAGGACCGACTCGGGCATCGTGTTAAGGTATCCTTTGACATCGTGGAAATTCGACGCAACGGTCAAACGGAACCCTATCACACGCAGTTGGTGAGTAACGGTGTCAAGATTTACATCGGTTCAAAAGATGTTTTTATCCCTTCGGGGATTCATCGCTACGAGATCACCTATCGAACCTCACGCGAGCTGGGTCATTTTAAAGATTTCGATGAGCTGTACTGGAACGTGACAGGCACCGGTTGGACGTTTCCCATTGATCATGCGGCGGCTCGAATTCAACTGCCCTCCGGCGCCACTCCGATGCAAAGCGCCGCATACACAGGCCCACAAGGCGCACAGGGTACAGACTTTCGATTCATCAATGAGGGTCGAGGGACCGTGTTTTTTGAAACCACTCGCCCTCTGGATGTGGGGGAAGGCCTGACGGTGGCTGTGGCATGGCCTAAGGGTTTTGTTCAAGAACCCACCGTCACCGATCGGGCTATGGCTCTTTTAGGCGATAACCGTGGCGCCTTCTTTGGATGGATCGGGTTTGTTCTTGTCATGAGCTATTACCTTGCCGTCTGGTTTCGAGTGGGTCGGGATCCTAAGCCCGGAACGATCATTCCTCTCTTTGAACCCCCTAAAGGATTCAGTCCGGCGGCCGTGCGCTTTGTGCGAAGGATGGATTTTGACTCAAAGGCCTTTGCCGCTGCCGTCGTCAACATGGCTGTCAAAGGGCACTTACAGATTCGTGAAGAGGACGATGCTTATGTGCTTGTTCGAAAGAACACGACGACCGCCGGGCTCTCCGCCGGAGAAAAAAAGATCGCCGAAACCCTTTTCGGGATGGGAAACAGTGGAGAAATTCGCCTCAAAAACATGCACGCCTCTAAATTTAAAGAAGCCTTAAACCAACTTCACAACACTCTTTCCCGCGAATATGAAAAAACCTACTTTCTTACAAATTCCAAGTACATGATTCCGGCCCTGATATTTACCGTCCCTGTAGTCGTGCTGCTCATCGTTTATGCTCCGCAGCCGGTGGTGGCGGCTTTCCTTGCCTTTTGGTTAAGCATCTGGTCCGTGGGATGCGCGGCGTTGGCCATGCAAGTTTTTGAAACTTGGAGAAGGTCTCGACGGGGCAGGCTGCCACACCGTATAGTTGGCAAATTTTCAGCCCTTGGAATCACCCTGTTTGCCGTGCCTTTTTGGGTGGCGGAAATTGTAGCTTTAGGTATTTTCGCTTACAGTGTCTCCTTCATGGGGGCTGTTCTTTTAGGGGCCTTGGGCGGCGTTCACGGGCTTTTCTATCAGCTTCTGAAAGCGCCGACACATCTAGGTCGAAAGATTCTGGACCAAATTGAAGGTTTTCGCCTTTATTTGACCATAGCCGAAAAAGATCGCCTGGGCATCCTGCATCCTCCTGAAAAAACACCCGAACATTTTGAAAAGTATTTGCCTTACGCTTTAGCCCTGGATGTGGAACATGAATGGTGTGAACAATTCGCCGATCTTTTCAAGACTCAAAGAGAAGATACCCATGCCTATCAGCCTCGATGGTACAAAGGGACAGATTTCACGTCCTTTGGAAGCGGCCGATTGGCAGCATTAGGTGAGAGTCTCGGGTCCGGCTTGACAAGTGCCATTGCTTCCGCTTCAACACCACCGGGATCCAGGTCCGGATCCGGAGGCGGAGGATCTTCGGGAGGGGGTGGCGGAGGTGGGGGCGGAAGCGGTTGGTGA